One Sphingomonas kaistensis genomic window, TGGTCGCCGGTGATGAACGAGTTGGCGACCTTGCTGCGGCTGAACGGCTGGGCAAGAGGCGAGAAACCCGGGCGGCGATGGGTGCTGAAATGCCCGGCTTATGGCGACATGGCCGACGCGCTGTTCGAGGCTTTTCCCGACGCCAGCGTCATTCATCTGGGCCGCGATCCAGCCACGGTCGTGGCGTCCAGCGCCAGCTTGGTGTTCGAACAACGCCGAATTCATAGCGATGCCGTGCATCGCGAAGCGGTCGGGGCCGAATGGTTCGCGCGCACGCTCGAGCGCCAGCAGAATCAGGATGCCGCGCGGAAGCGCCACCCGGCCATCGCGGCTTTCGACCTTTCCTACGACGAAGTGTCGAGCGACTGGCGAGCGGCCATGCACCGGCTTTACCATTTCCTCGGCGAACCGCTGACGGAAGAGGCGCTGGGCGGAATGGCGGCTTATCTCGACCGCGCGAGCGAGCACCGGGGGCATCGCTATGACGCCAAGGCGTTCGGGCTCGACGAAGAAGAGGTCAGGCGACCATTTGATCGATCCTCCGCTTACGAAACGTCAAAGGCGCCGATACTGGCCGCAGCGGCCTATTCGTAAGGGCTGCCAGGCACCGCTTTGGCCCAGCCGGGTGCGGCGGGTTCGATCGAATCGAGAAACCGCCTCGCCTGTGCCCGCACCTCGGCCTTGGTTTCTGGCCCGAAGCGGTCCCACGTCGCATAGGGTTGCCACAATCTCCGGTTGTTGCGCAGCTTCTTTTCGTTGCGATCGAGAAAATCCCAGTAGAGCGCATTGAACGGACAGGCGTCTTCGCCGACGCGTTTTTTGACGTCGAAGCGGCACCCTTTGCAGTAATTGCTCATCCGGTTGATGTACGCGCCCGAGCCCGCATAGGGCTTGGTGCCCAAGCGCCCGCCGTCGGCAAACTGGCTCATGCCGAGCACATTGGGATGCTCGACCCATTCATAGGCGTCGGCGTAGACTACCAGATACCAGTCGGCGACCTGGGCGGGGTCGATGCCCGCCAGCATGGCGAAATTGCCGAGCACCATCAGCCGCTGAATGTGATGGGCGTAGGCGTTGTCGCGGGTGTTGCGGACACTGTCGGCGCAGCACGCCATGTCGGTGGCGCCGGTCCAGTAGAAATCGGGCAGGTCGCGGCTGTTCTCGAAGAAATTGACCTCGGACAGGCCCGGCATCTCGAGCCAGTACATGCCGCGAATATATTCGCGCCAGCCGATCATCTGGCGGATGAAGCCTTCGGCGGCGTTGAGCGGGACCTCGCCGCGGTGATAGGCGGCTTCGGCGGCTTCACAGACTTCGAGGGCGGTCAGGAGCCCGCAATTGAGGCTGGTCGACAGGCGCGAATGATAGAGGAAGTCGGCGCCTTCGAGCATGGCGTCCTGGTAGGTGCCGAAGCGGGGCAGCCGCTCGGCAACGAAATCGTCGAGCAGCGCGCGGGCCTCGGTCGCCGTCACCGGCAGCGCGAAACGGTCGAGCGTTCCGAAATGATGGCGGAAGCGGCCTTCGACCAGCGCGATGACCTCGCGGGTGATGGTATCGGCCGCGAAGCGCTGCGGCTCGCGCATGGGGCGGGCCTTGGGCGGCGGGGCGCGATTGTCCTTGTCGTAATTCCACTGGCCGCCGGTGGGCGTGTCGTCGGACTCCATGAGGAGGCCGGTGCGGCGGCGCTGCTGGCGATAGAAGTTTTCCATCACCAGTTCGCGGCGGCTGGCGGCCCAGGCGAAGAAGTCGGGGAGGGGGCAGATGAAGCGGTCGTCGGCGAGGATCTCGACCGGCAGGCCGAAGCGTTCGGCCCAGCCTTCGATCGCTTTCTGGACGCGCCATTCGCCGGCTTCGACGATGCGGATGGCGGCGGGACGGTGGCGTTCGACCGCGCGGGCCACCTCGCCGGTGAAGCTGCCCGTGTTCTCGTTGCCGTCGAGGCGGATGTAGTCGACCTGCCAGCCGTCGGCGCGAAGCTCCTCGGCGAAATGGCGCATCGCCGAGAGGATCAGGACGATCTTTGCCTTGTGATGGCGGACGTAGGTGGTCTCCTCCGCAACCTCCATCAGCAGGAGGCGGGCGTCCGTCTTGTCGACCCCGCGCAGGGAGGCGAGGCCGTGGCTGAGCTGGTCGCCGAGAATGGGAATAAGCAGCATGTCGCCAGGCTAGACGGATGGACCGGGCGGAAGGATGCGGCCTGTGGCCCATCGACGGTATCGGTAAGCGAAAGTTTGATGGCGGCGCTTCGTCAGCGTGGCGCCTCGATTTGGCGCTAACGCGGCCATCGCTACTCCCGGTTAAGAGATTGTCGGGCAAGGATCATCCCGATGCTTGCCCGAATCCCGGCCGCCCTGGCCCTGTCCCTTCTGTTCGCCGCGCCTGCTTCCGCTCAATCATGGGAAGCGCAGGCCCTGGACTTGCACAACCGGGAGCGCGCTGCGTTCCGGGTCGCGCCGCTGGCCTGGGACTTCGGGCTTGCCGCCGCGGCCGACGTCTATGCGAGCGAACTCGCGCGTACCGGGCGGTGGGGGCACAGCCCCAAGGCGACGCGGCCCGGGCAGGGCGAGAACCTCTGGATGGGCACGACCGGCGCCTACCGGATCGAGGACATGGTCGGCGGCTGGACCGGCGAGCGGCGCTGGTTCCGGCCGGGCGTGTTTCCGGCGGTCAGCACGACCGGCAACTGGATCGACGTCGGCCATTACACGCAAATGGTCGCGAGCCGGACCACCCGTGTCGGCTGCGCGATCCGTTCGGGCGGGCAGTGGACCTATCTCGTCTGCCGCTATTCGCCGTCGGGTAATGTCGATGGAAGGGCGATGCCCTGATCGGAATCTTCTTCAAGACCTGACCGCATCCGGAAATCGTCCTCCATTGCGGTAAGAGCACCAGACGCATCGCGGGCCTTGATCCGATCCATGGCTTGGGTGAGCATCGGCCGCTTGGCGATGTCGAGGTGCGGATTGAAGATCACCGCCGCAAGCAGGGGTTCGGCCGCTTCGACCTTTTTGTCGGTCAGCATCTGCCGAACCGTGGTCAGGCG contains:
- a CDS encoding cryptochrome/photolyase family protein; protein product: MLLIPILGDQLSHGLASLRGVDKTDARLLLMEVAEETTYVRHHKAKIVLILSAMRHFAEELRADGWQVDYIRLDGNENTGSFTGEVARAVERHRPAAIRIVEAGEWRVQKAIEGWAERFGLPVEILADDRFICPLPDFFAWAASRRELVMENFYRQQRRRTGLLMESDDTPTGGQWNYDKDNRAPPPKARPMREPQRFAADTITREVIALVEGRFRHHFGTLDRFALPVTATEARALLDDFVAERLPRFGTYQDAMLEGADFLYHSRLSTSLNCGLLTALEVCEAAEAAYHRGEVPLNAAEGFIRQMIGWREYIRGMYWLEMPGLSEVNFFENSRDLPDFYWTGATDMACCADSVRNTRDNAYAHHIQRLMVLGNFAMLAGIDPAQVADWYLVVYADAYEWVEHPNVLGMSQFADGGRLGTKPYAGSGAYINRMSNYCKGCRFDVKKRVGEDACPFNALYWDFLDRNEKKLRNNRRLWQPYATWDRFGPETKAEVRAQARRFLDSIEPAAPGWAKAVPGSPYE
- a CDS encoding CAP domain-containing protein, which encodes MLARIPAALALSLLFAAPASAQSWEAQALDLHNRERAAFRVAPLAWDFGLAAAADVYASELARTGRWGHSPKATRPGQGENLWMGTTGAYRIEDMVGGWTGERRWFRPGVFPAVSTTGNWIDVGHYTQMVASRTTRVGCAIRSGGQWTYLVCRYSPSGNVDGRAMP